In a genomic window of Zootoca vivipara chromosome 5, rZooViv1.1, whole genome shotgun sequence:
- the CHCHD1 gene encoding small ribosomal subunit protein mS37, translating into MAAAPPSSSYAAWVARLAELKKLRGKQPRMRPYRPLVLANQVSNRRLGLGEATCITEMSLMMACWKQNEFSDVTCAQEIQTFFNCAAKAEAERKGKLRAESLGQSEKLGSKQINKLLKRFPNITHNY; encoded by the exons ATGGCGGCGGCTCCCCCCTCGTCAAGCTACGCGGCTTGGGTGGCTCGGCTAGCCGAGCTGAAGAAGCTGCGGGGCAAGCAGCCCCGGATGAGGCCTTACCGGCCCCTGGTGCTGGCCAACCAGGTATCCAACCGGCGCCTGGGCCTCGGAG AGGCAACATGCATCACAGAGATGTCATTAATGATGGCCTGTTGGAAGCAGAATGAGTTCAGTGATGTAACTTGCGCCCAAGAGATCCAGACATTCTTCAACTGTGCTGCAAAGGCAGAA GCAGAACGCAAGGGAAAGCTTCGAGCAGAATCTCTGGGCCAGTCGGAGAAACTTGGTTCAAAACAAATCAACAAATTACTGAAAAGGTTTCCAAATATTACACACAATTATTAA